The following proteins are encoded in a genomic region of Desulfosporosinus youngiae DSM 17734:
- the thrC gene encoding threonine synthase: MYESTRGNLHGQTASQAITLGMVPNGGLFVPSAFPDLNWQDLEGLTYGEVAKRVMMPYLTDFSEEAVSQIVNVYSDGTFDGEDPAPLVSLGSFGVLELWHGPTAAFKDMALQVLPDLLRISLKQFNRDEEVLILVATSGDTGKAALEGFKDRKGMHIVVFYPEGGVSPVQERQMTTTEGSNTHVVAVKGNFDQCQTAVKQIFGSDTLKAQLQEKQLIFSSANSINWGRLLPQIVYYYWAYLQAVKQGKVPSGGKMNVVVPTGNFGNLQAAYYAKRMGLPLDRIICASNSNNVLADFFASGVYESQRAFYQTISPSMDILVSSNFERFLYEMSGRDAEKIRTWYDSSRQGTFTVDPTTLKACQDTVYAGWANEEETLETITRSYQTYQYVFDPHTAVAMKVYEDYRSETKDQTFTVIASTASPFKFSSNVIRGLDGVNQESCRDEWEALKRLNQLTGWEIPKGLQGLENKPEKTVSSCTPEGIADLIQTMFVG; the protein is encoded by the coding sequence TTGTACGAAAGCACACGGGGTAATCTGCATGGCCAAACTGCATCACAAGCCATCACTTTAGGAATGGTACCAAACGGGGGACTTTTCGTTCCTTCAGCTTTTCCCGACTTGAATTGGCAGGACTTGGAGGGGTTAACCTATGGTGAGGTTGCCAAACGTGTTATGATGCCATATTTAACGGACTTCTCCGAGGAAGCTGTTTCTCAAATTGTCAATGTCTATTCAGATGGAACATTTGATGGAGAAGACCCGGCACCTTTAGTTTCTCTGGGCAGCTTCGGAGTGTTGGAACTCTGGCATGGCCCCACGGCCGCTTTTAAGGACATGGCCCTGCAAGTGCTGCCCGACTTATTGAGGATCAGTCTTAAACAGTTTAACCGGGATGAAGAGGTTTTAATTCTGGTAGCAACATCTGGTGATACTGGGAAAGCAGCCTTAGAAGGGTTTAAAGACAGAAAAGGTATGCATATCGTGGTCTTTTACCCTGAGGGAGGCGTGAGCCCGGTTCAAGAACGTCAAATGACCACAACAGAAGGCTCTAATACTCATGTTGTTGCGGTTAAGGGAAACTTCGATCAATGTCAAACTGCCGTAAAACAAATTTTTGGTTCCGATACCTTAAAAGCTCAGCTTCAAGAGAAACAGCTGATCTTTTCCTCCGCAAATTCAATTAACTGGGGCCGGCTTCTGCCTCAAATCGTCTATTATTACTGGGCATATTTGCAGGCCGTAAAACAGGGAAAAGTCCCCTCGGGGGGTAAGATGAACGTTGTGGTTCCTACCGGAAATTTCGGAAATTTACAGGCCGCTTATTATGCTAAGCGCATGGGTCTGCCCCTTGACCGGATTATTTGCGCTTCAAACAGCAATAATGTCTTAGCCGATTTCTTTGCATCCGGGGTTTATGAGAGCCAGCGAGCCTTCTATCAAACTATCTCCCCTTCCATGGATATTTTAGTTTCCAGTAATTTCGAACGTTTTCTTTATGAGATGAGTGGAAGAGATGCGGAGAAAATTCGGACCTGGTACGATTCGAGTCGGCAGGGAACCTTTACGGTTGATCCAACAACCCTAAAAGCCTGTCAGGATACAGTTTATGCCGGTTGGGCGAATGAAGAGGAAACTCTTGAAACAATAACCAGAAGTTATCAAACCTATCAGTATGTGTTTGATCCTCACACTGCGGTTGCTATGAAAGTGTACGAGGATTACCGCTCTGAGACAAAGGATCAAACATTCACAGTTATTGCCTCAACGGCAAGCCCTTTCAAGTTTTCATCGAATGTGATAAGAGGTTTGGATGGAGTGAACCAAGAGAGCTGCCGGGATGAATGGGAAGCTCTTAAGCGTTTAAATCAATTAACGGGCTGGGAAATCCCTAAAGGTTTACAGGGCTTGGAAAATAAGCCGGAGAAAACAGTCAGCTCTTGTACACCGGAAGGGATTGCCGACTTAATCCAAACGATGTTCGTCGGATGA
- a CDS encoding ACT domain-containing protein, with amino-acid sequence MTMTQNENSNRAIITVLGRDQIGIIAWVTGRLAEYRVNVLDISQTILNEFFTMIMVVDLEPSTIELVELARLLEQEGNGKGLQVKVQHEDIFRFMHRI; translated from the coding sequence ATGACTATGACACAAAATGAAAACTCTAACCGTGCAATTATCACTGTATTAGGACGTGATCAGATTGGAATTATTGCCTGGGTTACCGGGCGTCTTGCGGAATATCGTGTCAATGTATTGGATATTAGTCAAACCATTTTGAACGAATTTTTCACGATGATCATGGTCGTCGACTTAGAACCATCTACCATAGAGCTTGTGGAATTAGCGCGCTTACTGGAACAAGAGGGAAATGGCAAAGGTTTGCAGGTAAAGGTTCAACACGAAGATATTTTTAGGTTTATGCACCGTATCTAG
- a CDS encoding HD domain-containing protein, which translates to METTASQDKFQQIIQVAQGFYSRKDRAHDLEHALRVREWGKKLAQAEGADTAVIELAALLHDIGRSGAVEKTHAESSASLAVTILQKNGYSEDVVQQVKEAIISHSREAGHEPKTLEAKILYDADKLDFVGAIGLARLFTLAGAEGWTLVGENSCEEFYRAKISTYREHLFTKTAKAYFDPLFLYMEGFWQELHAERLKLSLSGQASNV; encoded by the coding sequence ATGGAAACTACAGCATCACAAGATAAGTTTCAACAGATTATTCAGGTGGCTCAAGGATTTTATTCTCGAAAGGATCGGGCCCATGATTTAGAACACGCACTGAGAGTGAGGGAATGGGGCAAAAAACTTGCCCAAGCGGAAGGTGCAGATACCGCGGTCATAGAGTTAGCAGCCCTTCTTCATGATATTGGCCGTTCAGGTGCCGTTGAAAAAACCCATGCTGAAAGCAGTGCAAGTTTGGCAGTGACTATTTTGCAAAAAAACGGGTACTCAGAGGACGTCGTTCAACAGGTTAAAGAGGCAATTATCTCTCATTCCCGGGAAGCAGGGCATGAACCCAAGACCCTTGAGGCAAAAATCTTGTATGATGCCGACAAATTAGATTTCGTGGGAGCAATCGGGTTAGCTCGATTATTTACATTGGCCGGGGCAGAAGGGTGGACTTTGGTTGGTGAAAACTCCTGTGAAGAGTTTTACCGGGCAAAGATTAGTACCTATAGAGAGCATTTGTTTACAAAGACTGCTAAAGCCTATTTTGATCCTTTATTTCTTTACATGGAAGGCTTTTGGCAAGAGCTGCATGCCGAACGACTTAAATTATCTCTTTCTGGACAAGCTAGCAATGTATAA
- a CDS encoding PFL family protein — protein MTITFAREEIQQTINMIHKENLDIRTITMGISLLDCCTDDIGKLETNIYDKITKNAGRLVAVGEQISARYGIPIINKRVSVTPIAIAAARMNSEEMVRIAKALNKAAREIGINFIGGFSALVQKGFTAGDMALIDAIPQALSETEFVCSSVNIGSTKAGINMDAVLKMGNVILQSAQLTAEQDGIGAAKLVVFCNAPEDNPFMAGAFHGVGEPDCVINVGVSGPGVVAKVVKEYPQSDFSELSNLIKQTAFKITRMGELIGRAASKSLNVPFGIVDLSLAPTPAIGDSVAEILENMGLERCGTHGTTAALALLNDAVKKGGAMASSHVGGLSGAFIPVSEDAGMVRAVEEGALTLDKLEAMTCVCSVGLDMIALPGDVSSETISAIIADEAAIGMINKKTTAVRVIPAIGKKAGERVEFGGLLGGAPIIAIHPYSSNMFVHRGGRIPAPIISLTN, from the coding sequence ATGACAATCACGTTCGCACGCGAAGAAATCCAACAAACGATTAACATGATACATAAAGAAAACCTTGATATCCGTACTATTACAATGGGAATCAGCCTGCTGGACTGCTGCACCGATGATATCGGTAAGCTGGAGACAAACATTTACGATAAGATCACTAAGAATGCCGGACGATTGGTGGCCGTAGGCGAGCAAATTTCAGCTCGTTACGGGATACCTATCATCAATAAACGGGTATCGGTAACACCCATAGCGATTGCGGCAGCCCGGATGAACTCAGAGGAAATGGTACGGATTGCTAAAGCGTTAAATAAGGCCGCCCGGGAGATCGGAATCAATTTTATCGGTGGTTTTTCCGCCCTTGTTCAAAAAGGGTTTACAGCCGGGGATATGGCACTTATTGATGCTATACCGCAAGCACTCAGTGAGACTGAATTTGTCTGTTCGTCAGTGAATATTGGCAGCACAAAAGCAGGAATTAACATGGATGCGGTTCTGAAAATGGGGAATGTGATTCTGCAATCTGCCCAACTTACTGCGGAGCAAGATGGGATAGGGGCTGCAAAATTAGTGGTTTTCTGCAATGCCCCGGAAGATAATCCCTTCATGGCCGGCGCTTTCCATGGCGTAGGAGAACCGGATTGTGTGATCAATGTCGGTGTAAGTGGTCCGGGGGTTGTCGCAAAGGTTGTAAAAGAATATCCCCAGTCAGATTTTAGTGAGCTATCCAATTTGATTAAGCAAACTGCCTTTAAAATCACTCGTATGGGGGAACTCATCGGACGAGCTGCCTCAAAATCCTTAAATGTTCCGTTTGGAATTGTCGATCTTTCTCTCGCGCCGACACCGGCAATTGGAGACAGTGTCGCAGAAATCCTTGAGAATATGGGTCTTGAACGATGTGGAACCCATGGAACCACTGCAGCCTTGGCCTTGCTGAATGACGCCGTTAAAAAGGGAGGAGCGATGGCCTCGTCTCACGTCGGAGGTTTGAGTGGTGCTTTTATTCCGGTTTCAGAGGATGCGGGAATGGTGAGAGCCGTGGAAGAAGGAGCCTTAACCCTTGATAAGCTGGAAGCTATGACCTGTGTCTGTTCAGTTGGCTTAGATATGATTGCCTTACCGGGTGATGTCAGTTCAGAAACGATTTCAGCGATTATAGCGGATGAAGCGGCTATAGGGATGATTAATAAGAAAACAACGGCGGTTCGAGTGATCCCGGCCATTGGCAAGAAGGCAGGAGAGCGGGTGGAATTTGGAGGGCTTTTGGGAGGAGCGCCTATTATAGCCATACATCCTTATTCGTCAAACATGTTTGTGCATCGCGGCGGGCGAATACCTGCCCCGATTATCAGCCTTACTAATTAA
- a CDS encoding tetratricopeptide repeat protein: MRKRYSSRIILVACLLIIAGPTAYYFLSNNSSSPFASHTNQTQPLDEPPVPSTSPAVNTESSSPVETEQVLPAPKPVHISDPQAVLLYEQGLKLYYQRSYPEALDRFNQALQIDALCYEALNAKGATLAFQGHHDQGLALIKQALELNPSFVYAQFNQGLALELAGRWDESIAAYQKALQLDHRDTWSYYGIASIYGRQGNVDKVLDYLKPAIELEAEVKEVARNEHDFLPVRNDPRFQELVKP; the protein is encoded by the coding sequence ATGCGTAAACGATATTCATCCCGGATAATTTTAGTTGCATGTCTGCTGATCATAGCCGGGCCAACTGCTTATTATTTCTTAAGCAACAATTCTTCCTCTCCCTTTGCGAGTCACACGAACCAAACCCAACCCTTAGATGAACCGCCTGTTCCTTCAACCTCTCCTGCGGTAAATACAGAGTCTTCATCTCCAGTTGAAACTGAACAGGTCCTACCGGCTCCTAAGCCGGTTCATATCTCGGATCCTCAGGCAGTCCTTCTCTATGAACAGGGGCTTAAGCTTTACTATCAACGCAGTTACCCGGAGGCACTTGATCGTTTCAATCAGGCTTTACAAATCGACGCACTCTGTTATGAAGCGTTAAACGCTAAAGGGGCTACCTTAGCCTTTCAAGGGCACCATGATCAAGGGCTTGCTCTGATAAAGCAAGCCCTTGAACTCAATCCATCGTTTGTTTATGCCCAATTTAACCAAGGTCTGGCTTTAGAACTGGCCGGTCGATGGGATGAGTCAATCGCAGCCTATCAAAAAGCATTACAACTCGACCATAGAGATACATGGAGCTATTATGGCATAGCCAGCATTTACGGCCGTCAAGGAAATGTTGACAAAGTCCTGGACTATTTGAAACCAGCCATCGAACTTGAGGCAGAGGTCAAGGAAGTCGCCCGTAACGAACATGATTTTCTCCCCGTTCGTAATGATCCACGATTTCAGGAGTTGGTCAAACCCTAA
- the uvrC gene encoding excinuclease ABC subunit UvrC — protein MDLLRQKLTLLPDKPGVYLMKDSQGQIIYVGKAKLLKNRVKSYFTGSHDGKTARLVRQITDFEYIMTDSEVEALVLECNLIKKHNPKYNILLRDDKTYPYLTITEESHPRVLVTRQIKKDSGKYYGPYPNATAAKEAARLLNRLFPFRKCRQMPSQPCLYYHLEQCLAPCAKKVSPDVYKVMRKEVSAFLKGDQSGILALLQEKMQKASEALQFERAKEYRDLIDDLKQLGEKQNITLNDFIDRDVLGYAITTDQMCIQVFYLRQGKLLARDSFIFPYYEDPEEAFISFVAQFYLERAVWPKEILLPSIESIVLSKLFPISVPQKGKKRELIQMAMTNARTTLHDQITIEVNQQTETGQALATLGELLNIPAPSRIEAFDISNTAGTHTVAGMVQFVEGKPQRRGYRKFKIQPMETLDDTAAMKQVIQRRYTRLVSENDPLPNLILVDGGKGQITAALKALKELNLAIPVAGMVKNDRHQTHGLLDQSGTQVPLTKSHPTFFLLNRIQDEVHRFAITFHRQQRAKNMTLSALDGIPGIGPKRKQCLLRHFSSLDDIRQANIEELQAAGIPQNSAAAIYEYFRTKGDAS, from the coding sequence ATGGATCTGCTTCGACAAAAATTGACCTTGTTGCCAGATAAGCCAGGCGTCTATCTAATGAAAGATAGTCAGGGACAAATTATTTATGTCGGCAAAGCTAAACTATTAAAGAACCGGGTAAAATCTTATTTCACCGGTTCACATGATGGCAAAACTGCACGCTTAGTTCGTCAAATCACAGATTTTGAATATATAATGACTGACTCAGAAGTTGAAGCCCTCGTCTTGGAATGCAATCTGATTAAAAAGCACAATCCGAAATACAATATTCTTCTGCGTGATGACAAAACCTATCCCTACTTGACGATTACCGAGGAAAGCCACCCCCGGGTCCTTGTCACACGCCAAATAAAAAAAGACAGCGGCAAATACTATGGACCTTACCCTAATGCAACTGCCGCAAAAGAGGCTGCCCGTTTACTAAATCGCTTGTTTCCCTTTCGAAAATGCCGCCAGATGCCTTCGCAGCCGTGTCTTTATTATCATTTGGAACAATGCCTTGCCCCTTGTGCAAAAAAGGTCTCTCCTGATGTTTACAAAGTTATGCGTAAAGAAGTATCCGCCTTTCTCAAAGGAGATCAAAGCGGAATACTGGCTCTCTTACAAGAAAAGATGCAAAAAGCTTCAGAAGCCCTTCAATTCGAACGAGCCAAGGAATATCGTGACCTGATCGACGATTTGAAGCAGCTTGGCGAAAAACAAAACATCACCCTTAATGACTTCATTGATCGTGACGTCTTAGGCTATGCCATAACCACCGATCAAATGTGCATTCAAGTCTTTTATTTACGTCAGGGCAAATTACTGGCCAGAGACAGCTTTATTTTCCCCTATTACGAAGACCCCGAGGAAGCCTTCATCTCCTTTGTCGCTCAGTTTTATCTGGAACGCGCGGTTTGGCCTAAAGAGATTTTACTCCCGTCCATCGAATCCATCGTCTTATCTAAGCTATTTCCCATCAGCGTTCCACAGAAAGGGAAAAAACGGGAATTGATTCAGATGGCCATGACCAATGCCCGGACTACCCTTCACGATCAAATTACCATTGAAGTAAATCAGCAAACTGAAACAGGGCAAGCCTTAGCTACACTTGGTGAACTTTTAAACATCCCTGCTCCCAGCCGAATCGAAGCCTTTGATATTTCAAATACTGCAGGAACACATACCGTTGCCGGGATGGTTCAATTCGTTGAAGGCAAACCTCAGCGCCGGGGATACCGGAAATTTAAAATCCAACCTATGGAGACATTGGACGATACTGCCGCTATGAAGCAGGTCATTCAGCGCAGGTATACCAGGTTAGTGTCTGAAAATGACCCGCTGCCGAATTTAATCTTAGTCGATGGAGGGAAAGGGCAGATCACGGCAGCTTTAAAGGCCTTGAAAGAATTAAATTTAGCGATCCCTGTTGCCGGGATGGTTAAAAACGACCGTCATCAAACCCATGGACTGTTAGATCAGTCAGGAACTCAGGTCCCCTTGACTAAAAGTCATCCCACGTTTTTTCTGCTCAATCGAATCCAGGATGAAGTCCATCGCTTTGCTATCACCTTTCACCGTCAGCAACGCGCTAAAAATATGACCCTCTCTGCCCTGGATGGCATTCCTGGTATCGGTCCCAAACGCAAGCAGTGCCTGCTGCGGCATTTCTCATCTCTTGATGACATACGGCAAGCTAATATCGAAGAACTTCAAGCAGCCGGTATTCCACAAAATTCAGCCGCGGCAATCTATGAATATTTTCGTACAAAGGGGGATGCATCTTGA
- the pepF gene encoding oligoendopeptidase F, protein MEQQTLKSRSEIPEADKWHLEDIFANNDEWEKEFAHVEKLLDEGKKFQGHLADDADTLISCFEWMDDLSLRIEEVYAYARMRRDEDNRIANYQALTDRAGALAVKVSSAASYVVPELLAMPEGKLDEFRAASAGMELYNHALDDILRKKEHILSSVEERLLAEVGELAEAPGAIFSMANNADLKFPSITDESGKSVELTKGNFIQFMESQKQEVRKEAFQTLYSTYGKQRNTWAATLNSSVKSDVFFAKARRYPSALEASLDDDRVPLKVYDALIDTVHEFLPQMHRYVQLRKKALKLDELHMYDIYVPIVPETSMTITYEEAKKMVVEGLRPLGKDYINILEEGFAKSWIDVYENEGKTSGAYSWGTYRSHPYVLLNHQDTLDSMFTLAHEMGHSLHTYLSNRKQPHLYAGYKIFVAEVASTLNESLIMEHLLKETKDSKTLAYLINHYLEQFRGTIFRQTMFAEFEKKIHSVVEEGGALTAENLSEMYRDLNARYYGQEVVLDPEIALEWARIPHFYNAFYVYKYATGFSAAIAFARAILEEGEPAVTRYLEFLSGGSSDYPIELLRKAGVDMETPVPVRNALQVFSELVEKLEKLLE, encoded by the coding sequence GTGGAACAACAGACCTTAAAGTCCAGATCAGAGATTCCGGAAGCGGACAAGTGGCATTTGGAAGATATTTTCGCCAATAATGATGAATGGGAGAAAGAGTTCGCCCATGTGGAAAAACTCTTGGATGAGGGGAAGAAATTTCAGGGTCATTTAGCGGATGATGCGGATACTTTAATCTCCTGTTTTGAATGGATGGATGATTTAAGTCTCCGGATTGAAGAAGTGTATGCCTACGCCCGTATGAGGCGGGATGAAGATAATCGAATTGCCAACTATCAGGCTTTAACCGACCGGGCGGGAGCGCTTGCTGTCAAGGTGAGCAGCGCTGCCTCTTACGTAGTTCCGGAGTTACTGGCTATGCCGGAAGGAAAACTTGACGAATTCCGCGCAGCATCTGCCGGGATGGAACTCTATAACCATGCCTTGGATGATATTCTGCGCAAGAAGGAACATATTCTTAGTTCCGTGGAGGAACGATTATTAGCTGAAGTTGGGGAGCTGGCAGAGGCGCCCGGAGCAATCTTTTCCATGGCTAATAATGCTGACCTTAAATTTCCCAGTATTACCGATGAATCAGGCAAATCTGTTGAGTTAACTAAAGGGAACTTTATTCAATTTATGGAGAGCCAAAAGCAGGAGGTGCGCAAGGAAGCTTTCCAAACTCTTTACAGTACTTATGGCAAGCAAAGAAATACCTGGGCAGCTACCTTGAATTCCAGTGTAAAGTCAGACGTATTTTTTGCTAAAGCACGGCGCTATCCGTCAGCCCTGGAGGCTTCTTTAGATGATGACCGGGTTCCGTTAAAGGTTTATGATGCTCTGATTGATACAGTCCACGAGTTCTTACCTCAGATGCACAGGTATGTCCAACTCCGTAAAAAAGCTCTGAAACTTGATGAATTACATATGTATGATATTTATGTGCCCATCGTACCTGAAACAAGCATGACCATTACCTATGAAGAAGCGAAGAAAATGGTTGTCGAAGGATTGAGGCCGCTGGGAAAGGATTATATTAATATCCTGGAAGAAGGGTTTGCCAAGAGCTGGATTGACGTTTATGAAAATGAAGGGAAAACAAGCGGAGCTTACTCTTGGGGGACCTATCGCTCCCATCCCTATGTGCTGCTGAATCATCAGGATACACTGGATTCTATGTTTACTCTCGCTCATGAAATGGGTCATTCATTGCACACCTATTTGTCAAATCGCAAACAGCCCCATCTTTATGCCGGATATAAAATCTTTGTCGCTGAGGTAGCCTCGACATTAAACGAATCCTTAATAATGGAGCATCTCTTAAAAGAAACAAAGGACTCTAAAACTCTGGCGTATTTGATCAACCATTATTTAGAGCAGTTCCGAGGGACTATTTTCAGGCAAACCATGTTTGCTGAATTTGAGAAGAAGATTCATTCAGTCGTTGAGGAAGGCGGGGCCTTAACGGCCGAAAACCTCTCTGAAATGTATCGGGATTTAAATGCCCGATACTATGGTCAGGAGGTTGTCCTTGATCCGGAAATTGCCCTGGAATGGGCGCGTATACCTCATTTTTACAACGCATTTTATGTTTATAAATATGCTACAGGTTTCTCTGCGGCAATTGCTTTTGCCCGGGCGATTCTGGAAGAAGGGGAACCGGCAGTAACCCGGTATTTAGAGTTCTTAAGCGGCGGTAGTTCAGATTATCCCATCGAATTGCTGCGTAAAGCGGGCGTGGATATGGAGACTCCCGTACCTGTACGGAATGCGCTGCAGGTTTTCTCGGAACTTGTGGAGAAGTTGGAGAAGCTTTTAGAGTAG
- a CDS encoding HesB/IscA family protein produces MVNITEIAAQKVKEVLKNQNKEDAFLRLYLAGVGUGGPNFGMTLEESKTDEDILDVEHGVSILTDKKLTSYLEGAVIDFIESSHGGGFEIRTAKSGGGCGDSCGGSCS; encoded by the coding sequence ATGGTTAATATTACTGAAATAGCTGCCCAGAAAGTTAAAGAAGTGCTTAAAAACCAAAATAAAGAAGATGCATTTCTCCGCCTTTATCTTGCAGGCGTTGGCTGAGGTGGGCCGAATTTCGGCATGACTCTGGAAGAGTCAAAAACGGATGAAGATATTCTCGATGTAGAACACGGTGTATCCATACTAACGGATAAAAAACTTACCAGTTACTTAGAAGGGGCAGTCATTGATTTTATTGAATCCAGCCATGGCGGCGGATTCGAAATTCGTACTGCGAAATCCGGCGGCGGCTGTGGCGACAGTTGCGGCGGCAGCTGTTCATAA
- a CDS encoding C40 family peptidase, with product MLVSSSTRKWLGSISLAGLLLASSLPALASAESDTAASRTPAKPLLAASATVPTETYTETVRKQMKWIASPVKTDESVESAPAPEPAQTPIPVPANEPVAVAETSTQASQEVQILKQAQPAVRDTEPVQVAEAPKQQVSRSSSSTLADNALSLAGVPYVFGGNTRNGFDCSGYTQYVFEGSGISLPRTSQAQFKVGSSVTKDELQTGDLVFFSTYAKGASHVGIYIGGGKFVHASNSGVRTTSLSDGYYESRYLGARRVN from the coding sequence TTGTTGGTTTCCTCATCTACGCGAAAGTGGCTGGGAAGCATTTCTTTAGCTGGCTTACTTCTGGCAAGCAGCCTTCCGGCATTAGCTTCTGCTGAATCTGATACGGCAGCAAGCCGGACCCCGGCGAAGCCGTTGCTCGCAGCTTCTGCCACTGTTCCGACAGAAACTTATACGGAGACCGTTCGCAAGCAAATGAAATGGATTGCCAGCCCGGTTAAAACCGATGAGAGTGTGGAAAGTGCTCCCGCACCTGAACCCGCTCAAACCCCCATACCAGTACCAGCGAATGAGCCGGTCGCAGTGGCAGAAACCTCAACTCAGGCTTCACAGGAAGTACAAATTTTGAAACAAGCACAGCCCGCTGTTAGGGATACAGAACCTGTTCAAGTTGCTGAAGCACCTAAACAACAAGTATCCCGGTCAAGTAGCTCTACTTTGGCGGATAATGCTTTAAGCCTAGCAGGCGTTCCCTACGTTTTTGGAGGAAACACCAGGAACGGCTTTGATTGTTCGGGGTATACTCAATATGTTTTTGAGGGCTCGGGTATTTCCTTACCCAGGACATCCCAAGCGCAGTTTAAGGTAGGGTCATCTGTAACTAAAGACGAACTACAAACAGGTGATTTGGTATTCTTTTCAACCTATGCTAAGGGAGCGTCTCATGTTGGGATTTATATCGGCGGCGGAAAATTTGTGCATGCCTCTAATAGCGGGGTTCGTACTACAAGCCTTAGCGACGGTTATTATGAGAGCCGTTATCTTGGTGCCCGGCGGGTTAACTAG
- the pheA gene encoding prephenate dehydratase, with protein MKKMGFLGPKGSFSEEAIHLFLATQPEFKDSPPELIPFPTIPRLLFACNDKEIDWAFVPLENSTEGQVGVTMDTLGQTEHLYITREFVHPIDQCLLTHEPMSLEQIERIYSHEQAIGQCREFLEKHLPHAQQVTCLSTAEAAHRISSIRENWAAIGPRRAARLYNLHLLQECIQDVTLNATRFVLVGHHLAEMSDGEDKTSLLVIAANTPGSLYRILGEFAKRQINLSRIESRPSKRKLGEYVFFVDVDGYVFAPPIQDVLWALKQERISVKLLGSYPKALPDERIF; from the coding sequence ATGAAAAAAATGGGCTTTTTAGGGCCAAAAGGCAGCTTTTCTGAGGAGGCAATTCACTTATTTCTAGCCACACAACCTGAATTTAAGGATTCACCGCCTGAGCTTATTCCCTTCCCTACCATACCGCGGTTACTGTTCGCCTGTAATGATAAAGAAATTGACTGGGCTTTTGTCCCTTTAGAAAATTCAACGGAAGGGCAAGTCGGCGTAACCATGGATACTCTGGGGCAAACCGAACATCTTTATATCACTCGTGAATTTGTCCATCCTATTGATCAATGCCTTTTAACCCACGAACCTATGTCCCTTGAACAAATCGAGCGAATTTATTCTCACGAGCAGGCGATTGGGCAATGCCGGGAATTTCTTGAGAAACACCTGCCTCATGCTCAACAGGTCACTTGTCTAAGCACGGCTGAAGCGGCTCATCGGATTTCTTCAATCCGGGAAAACTGGGCGGCTATAGGACCACGCCGAGCCGCCCGGCTTTATAACCTTCATCTTCTGCAAGAATGCATTCAGGACGTCACCTTAAATGCCACGCGCTTTGTACTGGTCGGTCATCATCTTGCGGAAATGTCCGACGGAGAAGATAAAACATCTCTTCTGGTTATTGCTGCCAATACGCCGGGTTCTCTCTATCGAATCCTAGGGGAATTCGCTAAACGCCAAATCAATCTTAGCCGCATTGAATCCCGTCCCTCGAAACGGAAACTAGGCGAGTATGTTTTCTTTGTGGACGTAGACGGCTATGTTTTTGCTCCTCCCATTCAAGATGTTCTATGGGCACTCAAGCAAGAACGTATTTCCGTTAAACTACTGGGGTCCTACCCCAAAGCACTGCCCGATGAGAGAATATTTTAA